The Rickettsiales bacterium genome has a segment encoding these proteins:
- the tpiA gene encoding triose-phosphate isomerase has product MKYILGNWKMNATHAEAAVLARTLAALPVPGNVKTALFPPFTSLHIVAEAASGSALGLGAQDCSIEEKGAFTGEISASMLKDSGCNYVIVGHSERRTLHGETSATVKRKAEAAIRAGLVPVICVGEHSAERESGNYLQVISRQVEESLPALACDMLVIAYEPVWAIGTGKIPSVSDITEVHKTIASLLYRATSVAVNAPAKTAIVYGGSVKAANAREILAAEAVDGVLVGGASLNADEFGKIIESAGSLG; this is encoded by the coding sequence ATGAAATACATACTTGGTAATTGGAAAATGAATGCAACCCACGCCGAGGCTGCCGTCCTTGCGCGCACGCTGGCGGCATTGCCTGTGCCCGGAAATGTAAAAACTGCGCTTTTTCCTCCCTTTACCAGCCTACATATTGTCGCTGAGGCAGCTTCCGGTTCCGCTCTTGGATTGGGTGCCCAAGACTGCAGCATCGAAGAAAAAGGCGCATTCACGGGAGAAATCAGTGCTTCCATGCTCAAAGACAGCGGATGCAATTATGTTATCGTGGGCCATTCGGAACGCCGCACGTTACACGGTGAAACCAGCGCAACGGTCAAGCGCAAGGCAGAAGCTGCCATCAGGGCGGGACTTGTTCCTGTGATCTGCGTCGGCGAGCATAGCGCCGAGCGTGAATCCGGGAATTATCTGCAGGTTATCAGCCGGCAAGTCGAAGAATCTCTACCTGCACTTGCTTGCGATATGCTTGTGATCGCCTATGAGCCTGTCTGGGCCATTGGCACGGGTAAAATACCGAGCGTGTCAGATATCACGGAAGTGCATAAAACTATTGCCTCCTTATTATATCGTGCTACATCAGTGGCGGTGAATGCTCCTGCAAAGACGGCGATCGTTTACGGCGGTTCGGTCAAAGCGGCGAATGCGCGGGAAATCCTGGCAGCGGAAGCGGTTGACGGCGTGCTGGTGGGTGGCGCAAGCCTGAATGCAGATGAGTTTGGAAAGATTATTGAAAGTGCCGGAAGCCTTGGCTAA